The sequence CAACTTCTCTGTTTTTCAACAaaattgaattacaaacttgagcACCCATGTTCTCATCGAAGTAGTATTCAGCTATAGCAATCTTCGGGGTAGTTTCATAAGGTGGTGCCAGGTTAATCACACAAGACTGCCTTGCAAATGTGAATTTCTTGGCACAAATAGGAAATAAGTAAATAACTCTGGACCAGAGGTATAACAGGTTCAAACAAAATTGGAAATCCCAAAACCCATTGGCAGTAAGCCTGAGAGATTGAAACCAGTATATACCAATGCAATTACGCAATGTACATGCCAACGGTAACCTTTTCAGAAGTTAAGCATATAAGAAACCCATTGAAAAGCTTAATTGGCAGGCTGCAACTGAATATAGTGAGGTTTCACGAACCATTTTCATAGATAAGGCAAATTTAGACAATACCTGTGTTCCCCGAGTTTTGGACGACTGCTGGCCAAAGAACCAGTGAAACCCACTCCAACAGCCGGGGATCCTAATCAACAGGCAAATGCAAACCCCATTAGTTAATGTTGTTTGCCTTTGGCACAACACACACACTCGCACACACAAAAGTTGCAATCCATCCAAATTGTAAAAACATTTGTACCATGTTTCACACAACACATAAACTTtcacatattattattattattattactaggcaataacaaaaacaaaattgagtgGCAAAGGTGCATTCGATTAGTGAACCTGGCTTGGAGAGCTTAAGAGCGCGATTATACGCCAATAAAGCCATATCTTCAGCAGTCTGTTGGCCACAAAATTGGGATGGAATCTGCATGAACAAAACCAGTGagaagaagaaacagaaaagCTGATTGGTATATAAGATGAAAAGGAAGGGACCTTTCCAAGTAACTGAATGAGAGACATCTTAGAGTAAGGAACCACAACTTCGAGCACAGTATTCGAAGCACCGGGAACTGATAGCAACGAACCCACCACCTGATAACGTCCAATTACTATTGTTTCGTTCAATTCAACACTCTGCGTACAACCAAATAGGAGAGAGAAATGAACCTGAGAAGCTCCACCGGCGAGATGGAGAACGGCTTGGAAAGGAGAGGAGTGAATGGCTTCTACGACGGATCGGATGCAACTTTCCGTCATTctccttctcttcttccttcacCTCTTGTTCCCCCACTCTTTCCGGTTTTAACGCCCCTCTCACGTCGTTTCTCTCACCACGTTTTGAGTCTTTTGGGTGGTGCAGGAAGCAAAGGCCTCTCTACCAACAGGGCCCAATTAAAATCTGAAAATTTCATCTTTCACTATCTTATAATTAATCACATCTTGTTGAGCTCCATCATCCGATGGACATAGTGACATACTATAACACACTTTTATTGTGTTGTATCTTgtgagtgtctaccatcattgCTATTTGCATACAAGAGCATCTATGGTTATTGGAAGAAGCAAGCCAGCACAATAAATGACATCAATGTTCTTCTCAAACTCGTGTGAAAGTAATAATGGGATTACTACATACTCCTAACACTAGATACATGTTTGGTTTTCggatgaaaaaaatacttttgaggtaaaattacttttatcaaagaatcaagacttttgtttttgttttcattttcttattatttgttGAATTTACATTGAAATACACTCACAATATTTTTAACTTCTATTCAAACATGTACTAATTCTATTACACTCACCTTATTATTAGGTAAAacctattagaaaataaaacataaaagatgttcattaaataaaatatatgatatattacattatgatttttaatcaattttaataaatagaaaatattttaaaaaaatgtgttagaaAATATGTTATTAACATTTCTTATATTAATAGATGTTACATGTGAAAACTAATGTATTtcagttaataataaaaaataaaataaattgagtttttgaagattttcatttaatttaatataataattgttattattgttgttagtTATCTGGATTAGGAGGAAAAGTACAAATAAAGGTTTTATAGCCATCATTGGCCAGAAACGAGCTAGGTGGGCGGGCTGGGCTCAATGGAGTAAAACGGTCACGCTCCCCGTTACTACTTTTCTCTATCCTATATCCACGTGCACCACATTCATCTTGCCTCAAGTTTAGaaactattatattattattataagaacACAAAATAAACAGTAGACATCTATATAAGCACGATAAAATTAATTCACATCATTAAGAAAGGGATATTGCTAATCAATGTTGATAACACAATTCTATTAACTATTATTCTGGGgatattgatttaaaaaatagagtatCTATTATAAAGTTCATAGAaaagtgtgaaaaaaaaattatgataatataattttacacactctaataaaaatctttattcttttggttttttaggTAATTTCCAAACGTCACTGTTTAACATTTGTATtaacaaaattagttatttCTTCTGTTCCAAaacaagtattatttttttaaaataaatgttgaatttgatttttcaatataacattaattgtttttttatttcaaaatcctAATAAATGTCACTTTAGTTTTTTAATCTAGTATTaatattcatccttttcatttatgtaataagattagttttgtaaaattaatactttatttttatctatttattacttttatgtatttgtgtaaaataacttaaaacGAGACTTATTTTAAGATGCAGAAAGTAATATTATTTATGgtcctatatataagaaataaaagataacattttgttggttataattataaaaaacataagattattttattattaaatttccttttaacGTCTAATTAATTGTGATGTCCATCATTACTTTCATTCCTATTTATAAAATCCaattatttaaacttatttgttcATTTATATAAGATCCAATTTatattgcattaattatttttagacttaAAATGTCCTTAATTAAATAAGAGAGAGATTACATTAACATAAATttagaagagagaaaaacattaatgataatgatatttttgaaaagtatataaatttaaaacaaatttcagTATTTTTCTCAATATTTATGAATTAGTTAATTGAGTCttgtaaataataacaaaattaataatgatcACACTCACTTCATGCTAAAAGTAGGTATATTTATTGAGTCATCAACAAAACTTGATATACAAGTTAGttgaatttgaaaaacaatCACTCTTCTTAAAgcatttaattttgatagtcTCACTACAAGGTTGTTAGTGTTTTctaatatattaattgtataagacaaaaaaaactattgaaaatattgtaaaacttttattaaaataatgatattttgaaaatactgtcattaaatattaaataggagacaattacttaaaatttacttatatttcagTCCAAcacatattgaattttttttcacttatttttcaaaccgaaaataatattataaaagtttttatattatcaattaatttaaaaatatgccTCTTAGCATAATTATTATCCAACGAGTCCTAAATCTTACTTTTTTcaaaatgagattaaaattttattagtataaataaacaaaaatttatttttttttaaatataaaaaatttaattaattttatcttatttaatgagacTATTTTTAACTATCTTTTAACaacttttttatgtttgatgtcTAATTTAATCGAATGATAAtttaggaaaataatattttttaatggatATTAACACAATCTAACGAAGTTAATAAGtgtgattttattttctctcgtTATAACTGAGTATTAACTTGCATGAGTGTAGCGTAGCGCGAGGCCTACTGCAATCTACCAATTCTGTtggataatttaataaaattattttggaatcattaaataaatataaacattaGTCAATGTATAACAGTGTAGtctcagaaaaagaaaatgcagaATAGTGTAAACTCCAACGTTAACACGGGGCCACTCACCCCGCAGCGTATTGCGACAGGAACGTTACTTGCGCGCTTCACGATCACATGCCAATTTATCGTTATTTTATCGCCCCTTCTCCTATTCGTATCGTGCTATTTTCACAAATTTATAATGGCTCCGTCTTGAGCGGTGCGCTGACACGTGCTCTGCAATCACAACGCGTCGTAGCAGCGGACCCCCCCTAACAGGAACATCACAATGGCTCTTTTACCACTCATCTTATTTCTGAGTCTTTTTAAGATACAccatgttttaattaattttaggtaaaattacttgttttttcttaatttgtctttaatttcgattttagtcattttttaaaattattgacaaattttatcttcttattttatttaatcacaCAATCTTGATCTCTCAATCCAAAATTGGACATCCACTATAAATGTTGATGGTCATGTGTCACATTTTTATTGGATGATGACTGCAACGTGTTATCATATTCTAATTGACCTGtgttgggttacaagtgtgaggtgaagtctcaCATCGGGTAGAAGTAAAAAGGTtgaacaccatataagtgaggagaagaccctGAACTTTAAGAttttgggttagagtgtggtgtTAAGTCTCCTTAGTTGCATGACTGATAAGTGATAACAcaagaataattatttataaaaaaggtttaattattattttgatccttaaatttgaaaatgtgGCTTTTTAGAgcctttttttttaagtctctaatttttgaaaatttatttttttagttcctcacataataaattaacattttataataaaatttaatactttatgatgattttaaaatacaaattttagcgattaaaatataaaaaataaaataatggtgactaatatataacatattatcaaattaaaattattcaaaatacaaCTCATTTATCTTTTCATTAACAATTCTCTTTTTGATATAGACAGGGATTCATATCGTCATGGCACTAGGTTGGTTCATTTTTTAGATAAAGTGATACTCCTAATTATTACTCTATACTTAAGTTGGGGATCAAACACTAGATCTTGGTTCATGTACCTAAGTGTCAAACCGCGtgtatcaacaatttttttattttttatcttccttTTCAAAATTTACTTATTACTCAAACTAGAAAAATTGACTAGATTGACCTATCGGTTCGTTGGGTCGAACTGGGAAATTGTTGACCAAAATAGAACCATGCCTATTTAGGCTAACCCAATGGATCCACCAATACATACTAGACTCAATAAACATAAGCTTGAATTCTGATATGATTAGGCCTAACTAAACTTCAAAAAATAAGGttcatataaaatatagaatGGTCTTACCTAGTCCATTTTTCATGCTTGGTCCATCGAGCAGactcatttgtttattttttcaactCAACTTATTgcatcaatcaattttttttactcgtAGAATTAAATTTGGGTGtacaaaaatagttttatttgtgAAACATGTGAGATCTAATATGTAAAATTTGAACCAATTAAAATTAAGCTTAAATATGTTGAAGGTCGATCCctaaaatatacttgaatttcaTAACCGATCCCTGAAATTTGTTTGCTTCTCATTGGGTCCCTAGAACTTCAAAAGTTTTATGAGAGATTCTTGTTTTTAGTATTCATACAAAACATGATAATGTGTTCGTTAGTTGGACACATCAACGATATACGTGCAAAGTCACGTTAGAGGTATCAATGACATGGCATGTCacctgatttttttatttaatttaatagactattttatttaaaaaaaaaagaaaataaagttaaatatgtGCAACTAACAGAGGCCCACTTCATTTTTCCCATAACCTCGTGGCCGATCGCTGCCATCTTCCTCCTCCTCTGACGAACCCTACGCCAAGAAGCTCTTCTGCAACCATGAGGATCCTACTCAATACGACTTCTCTGTCGTTCCCATTCCCCTCAACATCAACTCCCTTGTCAACAAGCGCGGCTTTTTCCCTGTCCTTCGTCGCTGCATCTCCAACCCCTACACCTCTTTGGTGCCGACACTGTAGTCAGAGCAATCGTTGTCATCGAAGAACGGCTCTAGGTTGCCTCCCTTGTTGTCGAGATTTCGATGGAACGTGTAAGATCTCTTTGATCCTTCGTCGAATAAGGCTTTGACCTGTTTGAGCTCTGAAGAAATTATTGTGCCTGGTTCCGTGGTATGGAGGGTTCAGAAATTGAAACATGAAATTAAAGCTTTGATCTTTTTGGGTTTGGAATAAtgggttttgtttgtttttttatgggtGTGTAATTACAGAGGCTATGAAGGATGAAAGAGCGTTTGAAAGAGATAAGAAAGTGGTGGGATGAAGTTATAAAAGATGAGGAAGAATGTGACATCCTCTATCCcgacatacatatttatataatatcatacatgaaaatatgaaattaattaaaaattatttcattcaataaaCATAAAGGAGCTCACATAGGTAAAAGATTCACATTCGCACtaatcacaaaattaaaaacttatcaaataaggATATGAAAACATCTTTGGCCCAAAACAAGGTCATTCAATTTTTACAAAAggaaacaagttaaaaaatagaataacatAAAGTAACATGTTCAGAACATTATGCAAATGATATAGAAACTCatgtcccaatgtcacatcctatcagagtattGTGTTCCAGTATCCTCTAGCGTGAtattcttcatagtcatccacctaaccatcttctcccacaaacacaaagttcgagatcatcacaagatccaaacacaaataacacacagAGAGTGAATTATCACATTCCTCATGTCATTTCACCACTTATCATGTAACTTACTttaacatatcatataaatgaaatgcAACTTACTTTAACATAACTCATGTCATTTCACCACTTATCATGTAACATCACATCTCAACACTACACATCTcacacattttcacatcatttacgtactcaaggatcaaaacacaatatcaatatcgatcaatacacaagcattgtgcaacaaatataccaaaactcaatcctatatgcaatgtggtatcatgttagtgaaaaatctcatCGAGCGCCTAAGATTACATGACAAGATAGATTACACACTGGTAagttaggtcactctcactaggtaaaatcacaggggaccagtcagggtcactctattttgtgagaatgctccaaccatataggatcaacataggcttcaaTGAACATTCAAACTGaatgtatttacccccaagaccTACATTTCGAAGAGTCCGCTAGGGTCTCTCTCTCTTGATTCAGGATCtaacccaaaaaatattttagcacgtAGACTCTATCTaagaactgtacaaaacacacgactcctcatctgttctcaaaataattttaactcatcgCGCCTCAAAATGATTAAATTCGTCGGGTTTCCAtagtggatctcatcacaatatTTGTCACACATTAGTTCGTCGCCCCTAAAGGATCTTATAGTTATGTGATTGTatggttcatagctcacaactcaatgcacacaacatcttaaTACACATgtgtgatctcacaatttaacacatactcaaattattatttacacATAGTTCATCACACTTCCATAATCACAAGACAACACGTTATCAACCCTTATGCATTATATACatgtcacacaataataatattaatatgttatgttcatgTGATTAAAcctctcaaacaatttcacataatcatatcaaaatcaaaagaatcaaaatcataggtcaaaaacatgaaaacatcaaaagcactcaattttatcaaccaattcgcgtTAGGGCATCAATTGGCTtgtcaaacacaacaatctcgtcattataatcataaaggaagaaTCACAATACgataaacatttcaaaataaatctcaatttgatcctctaaggatccctgcaaatgttcattctaacctcaATTACGATAAACTCATTCATTATCTCTAAGCGGGCATACATGTGTAATTCGATAATGATAGCAGTGTCTGTAGCatttccctaagattcctctagcatttcttctagtttctctgctagggtttccaagtgtcagagagaaggagaagtgaGTGGAGCCTCCATTTCACTGTCTTCGTGCGAGGGACATTTTAACGAGTTcaagatcatagttttactgagataGATTCAGGTGTATGTGAGAAAAAGAGAGCTACATGCGAAGGACATTTCTCTAACCGcagatgttatttcacaaatcTCAATGGTAGGAATGTGTGAACACAAGTTCCAAACttggtgttcaaatttcataataatcAAATGGTTGAGGAGTCAGATATCATAATTTTACTAGGATAGGTTTGAGTGTATGCTAGAAAAAGAGAAGATTTTGAAAGAGAAGGAAGGAAAAACGAATTTGAgagtaagagagagagagagtagatACTTATCATAAATGTAAAGCTGATATAATATGTCTCTACTTATTGTTAGAGTACTCTCaatctattatttactctattttttattttataaaaaaaatttattttattccttatcaagtaaataaataaaatctcctttttatttcctaagaacatatatttattttctttaccttaaaatcattattttaattaataaaactatttatttttatttatttaattacaaaaacctcgttatttttctaaaattctatttatttttaaataaaattatttttaatttattttatgaaaatgagaTGTTACAAAAGAAGATGGAGGCAGAAGAAAAGAAGGGTGTGCAATTGTTGTTAAAGATGACAAGATCCTAGCTCAGGTGTGTGTGTCGACTAATCTTGGACTAGTGGAGGAGCGGTGAGAGGAAAACTAGCCAAGGAGGAAGGAGGTGGGGAGGTCAGTGTTGGTAGAGTCATGGAAGGATGGAGAGGTGAGGAAGCCAGTGGTGGTGACAAGGAGGATAACAGAAAAGGAAGAGGTGTTGTCGTCATTAATGGtgtaatttatgtatttgaacATTTGACGTAACTTCATTTGTGTATCATTGACATATCTAATCAACATACAGTCACGTTTTGAATGGATAGTAACGATAACAATTCCTcacaaaatttttgaaattttaggaataaaaaaaaataaaaatcaattgtGAATTTCAAcataaactttaaaattatcTCAAATCTCAAATGGAATTAAACTAAAGAGGCACTAACGGACGAAGAATATGCCCAACAGAGAACAATCATGGCTGACCATTGTTGTGTCCAAAGCATTCATTCCTCTGTTAAATTTcccgtgtgtgtgtgtgttttttttttttattactgtgTGTATTAACAATCAATAATTCAATATCATGATCGTTGGCAACTAAATATCGGGATCCATCCTTGTCTGACCAACACCAGGTAAGCAGGCACAAGTACAAAATGTtcagtttaatatattttgttcattttattaacataaatctTGTAATACTTTTAAAaggtatatagataaaattgataatttcaattcagaatttgatattaataataattatatattaaaattgaataaatataaataatgataaagactctcatttttatatactttaaaaatacatatcaacacaatattttacaaatatgatttatatgataagaactttaaaataaaatattgaataatataagaatatatataagtaataaaaatataagctaaatttatttatatataaataataagaacaactttcaacaatataattaaaaattaaaactaattagaATGTATCATTAAAAAACATgtcattgttaaaaaaaacaaaaggagaaTAAAAACATTGTCCTCTTTAGTGTATGTTTGACAAGACCAGCATGTTtcaactcatttttatttttttattaattaaaaagtttgtttgataatattaataatgttcAGTGTATGTTTAGTAAATattaactataatttttttagatgttAGTTTAAGCaatattttagtttctaaattccaatttcttatgttttatttttttattcttaaaatatttattattcttttttgcctttttttacataacagagattttttttttcacaatctttTTAGCATACTTAAGTTAAGTAtctgttatttttatcttatttagttgaaaatattttaagatataacaaatttaataataggatatatttaaaatgatttattttatatataaaagtgtaagagtttaaaattaactaaaaatttaaaattataattaccaaaaataatttatccataaaattaaatttaatatttggaaaatattatatagcatatatatatatatatatatatttatcatttaatatttattcatttcttcaatgaaatatttatcacttcataaatatttttattaaacatttttaattcaataaattaactTGTTGActtttagttaataattttgaattaaatgattgagtataaataattaatgtaattaatatgctgaagataagattaaattatttaaatattatctgagtttaattttttataaaaataatttttaattaaattttacttaccTTCGATTCGATTGAACTTCAATTTAacggggattttttttttctgaaaaaaaaaactaacaatttcGAACTACCGATAGTTTTTGGGTcagtttttaattaacttttttacctttttttttttcaaacatgcTCTAActttgataaaagaaatattgcgAGAATTTGAGAATAGTACTCGTGTAGTGAGTtgttgtttctctctcttcattgTCTCTCACCAACAACCTAGTAACTCTCCCCGAGGCTTTGGTCTTGCTTTCCCATTCTTCAACACTTCCTTTTCTCACTATTCTGTTTAAGCTTTTCTCGCACACAGCCTAGCCTgcattctctttctctctgtcTTTCCAcctcttttttcttctattttcttttccgTAACTCAAACCTGCTTAAGCTTAAGCTAACCTCACTACcgacccttcttcttcttcttcttccccttgCATTTTTGGATTTGCTCCAACGGTCACTTTGTTGGAGGAAGGAGAAATGCTCCCTTTTGCtttgttgttttttcttctttcctgcAACTCTCTTGCACCTGTGGTGCATTCTCTGAATGCCGAAGGTTCTGTGCTTTTGACACTAAAGCAGTCCCTTACAGACCCACAAGGATCCATGAGTAACTGGAATTCCTCCGATGAAAACCCTTGTTCATGGAATGGGATCACTTGCAAGGACCAAACTGTTGTGTCCATTAGCATCCCTAAGAGGAAACTCTATGGCTCTCTTACTTCTTCTCTGGGATCTCTCTCCCAGCTCCGCCATGTCAatttcaggaacaacaagctctTTGGAAACTTGCCTCCACAGCTCTTTCAGGCTCAGGGACTTCAAAGCTTGGTGCTTTATGGCAATTCACTTTCTGGGTCTGTTCCAAGTGAGATTCAGAACCTCAGGTACCTTCAAGCTCTAGATTTGTCACAAAATTTCTTCAATGGATCGTTGCCTGCTGGAATTGTCCAATGCAAGAGACTCAAAACCCTTGTTCTCAGTAAGAACAATTTCACTGGCCCTTTGCCAGATGGGTTCGGTACTGGTTTGTCTTCTCTGGAAAGACTAGACCTTTCTTTCAATAAGTTCAATGGGTCAATTCCCTGTGACTTGGGAAATCTTTCAAGCCTGCAAGGAACTGTTGATTTGTCTCATAATCATTTTAGTGGTTCAATTCCAGCTAGCCTTGGTAATCTGCCTGAGAAGGTTTACATTGATCTTACTTACAACAGTTTAAATGGTCCAATACCCCAAAATGGTGCTTTGATGAATAGAGGACCAACTGCTTTTATTGGCAATCCTGATCTATGTGGTCCTCCTTTGAAGAATTCATGTGGCTCTGATATTCCATCTGCTAGTTCACCTTCTTCATTTCCATTTATTCCTGATAACTACTCACCTTGGGATGGTAATGGTTCAAGGGGAAGTGAGAAAAACAAAGGGCTAAGTAAGGGAGCTGTGGTTGGCATTGTTGTGGGTGATATAATTGGAATTTGCCTTTTAGGTTTGCTGTTCTCTTTTTGCTActcaagggtttgtggttttaACCAGGATCTGGATGAGAGTGATGTTAGCAAGGGAAGGAAAGGGAGGAAAGAGTGCTTCTGCTTCAGAAAGGATGACTCTGAGGTTCTATCTGATAATAATGTTGAGCAGTATGATCTTGTCCCATTAGATTCCCATGTGAACTTTGATTTGGATGAGCTTCTCAAGGCTTCAGCTTTTGTTCTGGGTAAGAGTGGAATAGGGATTATGTACAAAGTGGTGCTTGAAGATGGACTTGCTTTGGCTGTGAGAAGATTGGGAGAGGGAGGTTCTCAAAGGTTTAAAGAGTTCCAAACAGAGGTTGAAGCAATAGGGAAGTTAAGGCATCCAAATATTGCAACTCTGAGAGCCTATTACTGGTCTGTTGATGAGAAGCTTCTCATATATGATTATATACCCAATGGAAGCCTTGCTACAGCAATTCATGGTAAGTTTTGTAAGCACaagccttttttttcttattggcAATTACTGACCTTTCGGCCTAACCTAACACtttgtttttgttcatttgattgTTTGGTTCCATTTTATAACTTCAGGGAAGGCTGGACTTGACACATTCGCACCACTATCTTGGACCTATAGATTGAAAATCATGAAAGGAACTGCAAAGGGATTGCTCTATCTTCATGAATTTAGTCCCAAAAAATATGTCCATGGAGACCTCAAGCCAAGTAACATACTTCTTGGACACAACATGGAACCCCACATTTCTGACTTTGGAGTTGGGCGCCTTGCAAACATTGCCGGAGGGTCTCCGACCT comes from Glycine soja cultivar W05 chromosome 20, ASM419377v2, whole genome shotgun sequence and encodes:
- the LOC114403688 gene encoding receptor protein kinase-like protein ZAR1, which encodes MLPFALLFFLLSCNSLAPVVHSLNAEGSVLLTLKQSLTDPQGSMSNWNSSDENPCSWNGITCKDQTVVSISIPKRKLYGSLTSSLGSLSQLRHVNFRNNKLFGNLPPQLFQAQGLQSLVLYGNSLSGSVPSEIQNLRYLQALDLSQNFFNGSLPAGIVQCKRLKTLVLSKNNFTGPLPDGFGTGLSSLERLDLSFNKFNGSIPCDLGNLSSLQGTVDLSHNHFSGSIPASLGNLPEKVYIDLTYNSLNGPIPQNGALMNRGPTAFIGNPDLCGPPLKNSCGSDIPSASSPSSFPFIPDNYSPWDGNGSRGSEKNKGLSKGAVVGIVVGDIIGICLLGLLFSFCYSRVCGFNQDLDESDVSKGRKGRKECFCFRKDDSEVLSDNNVEQYDLVPLDSHVNFDLDELLKASAFVLGKSGIGIMYKVVLEDGLALAVRRLGEGGSQRFKEFQTEVEAIGKLRHPNIATLRAYYWSVDEKLLIYDYIPNGSLATAIHGKAGLDTFAPLSWTYRLKIMKGTAKGLLYLHEFSPKKYVHGDLKPSNILLGHNMEPHISDFGVGRLANIAGGSPTLQSNRVAAEQLQGRQKSISTEVTTNVLGNGYMAPEALKVVKPSQKWDVYSYGVILLEMITGRSSIVLVGNSEIDLVQWIQLCIEEKKPVLEVLDPYLGEDADKEEEIIGVLKIAMACVHSSPEKRPTMRHVLDALDRLSISSD